The following proteins are encoded in a genomic region of Sparus aurata chromosome 23, fSpaAur1.1, whole genome shotgun sequence:
- the LOC115576167 gene encoding GTPase IMAP family member 9-like gives MTNYPRKHQTSCFHQTRMDSKHLPEKDHVRIVLLGKTGVGKSSAGNIILWRKAFHTDVSPSVTTKCQKAITEFNGQTLAIVETPGLFNTAKGLREVRTEITDCITWISPGPHVFLLVLRLGTFSRQDKKCLETFQKVFKDAKCYMIVLFTYGDQCEQGCDAFIKRHKDLKRFMEESCEAHHVFNNRAEDECQVNGLLQKINHTVQNNGGSCYSNKLIREIEPVFQEVMQRPEVKSASDPEHAATEYLEGWICKGLDTVVKKVPGLGDFLKKVEEVAYKCMPPEAFQSQ, from the exons ATGACAAACTATCCAAGAAAACATCAGACCAGCTGCTTCCACCAGACGAGGATGGACAGCAAACATCTTCCTG AGAAGGATCATGTGAGGATTGTGCTCCTTGGAAAGACCGGAGTTGGGAAGAGTTCAGCTGGAAACATCATCCTCTGGCGCAAAGCGTTTCACACTGATGTGTCTCCATCTGTGACAACAAAGTGCCAGAAGGCCATCACAGAGTTTAACGGACAAACTCTTGCAATCGTTGAAACTCCCGGTCTGTTTAACACAGCCAAAGGTCTCAGAGAGGTGAGGACAGAGATTACAGATTGCATCACATGGATCTCTCCTGGTcctcatgtgttcctgctggTTCTGAGGCTCGGTACCTTTTCAAGACAAGataaaaaatgtctggaaaCCTTCCAGAAAGTCTTCAAAGATGCAAAATGTTACATGATTGTCTTGTTCACCTACGGAGATCAGTGTGAGCAAGGATGTGACGCTTTTATCAAACGGCATAAAGATCTGAAAAGGTTCATGGAGGAGTCCTGTGAGGCACACCATGTCTTTAACAACAGAGCCGAGGATGAGTGTCAGGTTAACGGCCTGCTGCAGAAGATCAACCACACGGTCCAGAACAACGGAGGAAGCTGCTACAGCAACAAGCTGATCAGAGAGATTGAGCCTGTCTTTCAAGAAGTCATGCAGCGTCCTGAGGTGAAATCAGCAAGTGATCCAGAACATGCAGCAACAGAGTACCTGGAGGGCTGGATCTGTAAGGGTCTAGATACTGTGGTGAAAAAAGTTCCAGGTCTGGGAGACTTCCTGAAAAAAGTGGAAGAGGTTGCTTATAAATGCATGCCACCTGAAGCTTTCCAATCACAGTGA